Sequence from the Populus nigra chromosome 17, ddPopNigr1.1, whole genome shotgun sequence genome:
aaaacCTATTTTGAAACTCGTCCAAATCTAACTcaagtatatatttatattatataaatatacttttaaaatatttatattttttaacacaatattatatatatatatatatattgacataaaataaataaatataaataatatttattattttatcatttaatatatatatgatatatgatatatgatatttattattttattatttaatatatatatatatatatatattatttttattgattaataaataatagtagataataaatatttattaatacccaaaacttaataaataatttatagttatttattttttttacccaaaaataaaataattataaaaaaaattcaaatatccaTTATCGTTCCTGAATTTACCCCAATATTATCTActagaaaaacattcaaaagccacaacctcctcctcctctccctTCATTGCATTTCCTTCAACTGCAAACATCCGAAAGAATCAAGCATCCTAAAACCCTCAATAATGTCATCTTCTCTCTCAATCCCAACGCACCTCTCTTTCTATAAAACCCTCTCATCCCAAAACCCCCTCTTCTTTCGAAAACCCTTGAGCCTCACTCTCCCTCGCAAAACCTCAATAATTCGAATGGGTGGAGGCCCAAGAACATACCCAGGAGGAGTCTCCAAGTGGCAGTGGAAACGaatgcaaaaaaacaaagctaaaCAACTCCTAAAGGCTAGGCTTTCTCGGGAGAGACAGATTTACGAAATGAGAAAAAGGGCAGAGCTCAAAGCCTCTGTTTCTGAATTAGAGCGTCCTTGGGAAGTTGTTCAGAAAGCACCCAAGTTGTTTTCTGTTGGTGCTGATGAACAAGTTAAGGTTTTGGCCGACCGCTTTCAGAAACCAGGAGGGTTTGATTTGTGGAGTGAAAGAGATGGACCCCAGTTGTTTGAGACCCCTGATGGGGTTCCCTCCGCCCGGTTTTTCCCTAAAGGTGTTGTTCATAGTGTGAAACCTTATGGGAAGGTTTCTGCTTCTGGGTTTGGTGAATTGAGTGGTGAAATGCCGGATTCTGAATTAGAAAGCTATACTGAAAGCGAAACTGAAGCGGAAAGTGAATATGAGACTGATGGAATGTCCGTTAGTGGTAAATTAAGCAGGGAAGATGAGGATGGGTCGGTTTTAGAGAGCGCGTCTGGGGAGAATCCTGATGGAAAATTGGGGATGGATAAGAGGAATGCAAAGAGAATTAATGTTAAACACAGGAAGAAGGGGAATAAGAGGAGATTTGGGAGTGGTTTTAATGCATTTGACTCAGGGCAGGTTGGTtttgagaaagagaaaagagtgGGGGGGATTTCCAACTTCGATGCTGGTGGTAATAATAGGAGTAAAAATGGTAGTAGGATTAGTAAGACTAGAGGTTTGCAGAATCGGAGAGATTCAAATTCTGAAGTTCATGTTATGAGCTTGCAACGGGATGGGAGTTATGGATTCCAAGTCAAGAATGAGAAGTTTGATTCTGATTCTTGGGATGTGGAGGCATTTGAGTTCGATTCGTTTTAGCTTTATATGCCATCAATGGGTTGTGAAGAAATTGGACTGGATATAGTGAATTCCAGTTGCAGTAATTTTATATTCTGTTAAATTGGGAAACCCTGTTGTATTATTGGTCTCCTTGGAGTTTTGACACCATATATGCGCTGTTGTGACAACCAGCGAGGTATAGCAATTGGTTTTTGAAGTGGTGGGATGTCAGTTTATGGATGATGATCAGGTATTCATTGTCACCttttcaataattgattgatgtGTATATGTGTCTAATGTGTTGTGCTCTGGTATACCGAGTCTTTCACTCTTTGCTGAAATAACAGAAGGAAGGTGAAGAATAGTCtagtatttttcactttttatgTTTCCAAATAAACATGAATTGAATGGAACCATTATGTACCCGAAGAACTTCTGTAGCTGTTCCCTTGTCGAAAAAGATAGGTGTAAATCAGATTAACAATTAACCTTTGATGTGTGAAATTCGCTAGGTTATCATAGAGTAAGAGCAATAACAAACACTGTTGTTTTATTGTTGCAAATTAATAAAGATCCGTGACGATATGTGGTAGCTGAGAGGATATTGGCATTGTTATCTGTCAGCAACTGCATTTGTGTGCATGTGGTAGCTGAGAGGATATTGGCATTTTTATCTGTCAGCAACTGCATTTGTGTGCCAAGCATGGTACCATGCAGTATGGTGTAACATAAAACAGTTGACCTGAAATGATAATAACATTGATGTTCAAGAGTTGATACAAGTTGAGCAGGTTAGGTTTTCcgtttagaaaagaaaagaaaatatccaTGTTTGGGTGTAATTCTTGTTTGACAGAAGTGAAGAAgcattatttgatttttgtgaACAGTCCTTATATAGAGTCACTTTTCTGGCATTTTGGACATTGAGTGTATTAGAAAGGGGAAACAGTTTAGGAGCGAACACCATCACTTGAAGATTGTGTGGAGAACAAATTTGGCTAAATTTGGATACTTTGTGGACACAGTTTAGGTTTTTTAGATTACTGTCCTGTATTATGGTGGTTTAGGATTTGGAAAATAGGGGATTAATGGGGTTTAGGTAAAGAAGAAAGTGTTCTAGGATTTGTAAATTAAATTGGGGATGGACGTGGAAGACTGGTGAAATATAAACCCAGATCTATAAATTTCCAGAAAATATTAAGAAGACTGGCGAGAATCGGATTTATTTCATTCTTGACTTGAACTGCTACAAGCTCAGATTTTGTTTGCAACTTCATCTTTTTCGATCTTGATTGTTTTAGACAacctttctttaatttgatatcTATTCACTTtgattatcaattaattatcaTGATCTGATCATAGAAGGTTTTGGTTCAAAACCGAAACCCTAAGAATAAaactcataaataaaattaattaatgcaaataaacGTTAGATTATTAACTAATCAAACATAACAAATTATATAGTACAAATAAATAGACCAAAACTAGTTTAAATCACGTGATGAAGATAATGTTCTTTCCAAAAACACTACCTTAAACCCAGAAAAATGCTTGGAAAACCCAACCACTATCATCCCTAGAAATTGACATTTTTTACATCTAAACATGCTTTCTTCATCCCAATAAGTTACACTACCATaacaaatatattcaaatagtaacgtcaaaacatcaaaatcatgctAGATATTCTAAATTCACAACAACTTAAAACATTTTGGTCATACACAAACCTAGTAAGCTCAGAATAAACATCCTTACTCCAACATGCATtgtataaacaaacaaaaactaaagcaaaactattttataaaaaacaactaaactaGAAAGCTTCTAAAACATAAGGAACATTCataggaattttaaaaaactagataaaaaaaattagatcaaacTATCACGACAATAAAAGAGGTAAACATAACATTTCTTACTAAGCATTCTAAACCTTATTTTCATACTTGTAaacataaactaaaacaaatcaaaaacacCTCATGCAAGCCATATGGACTCTATTTTTGGATCAGAAAATACACCTAGAACAactactctcttttttcttatatttggaAAGTTATGTCTCTAATGACTTGCTACCCTTTCAAAACTTAAGAAAACTTTGTGTTAGGCTTTTAAACCTTCACACTTAGCTTTCTTATCAagattttcctcttttttcttctcccctgTTCTGATTTTCtaggggtatttatagggttttggtAGGGTTTTAAAGGGTTCTCAATCCATTTCTGGCATTTTGATCTTGATGGAAGGGTTGTAAAACTTTGATAAGAACCTACTTAGAAGTCTTTGagtgtgaacacatgaaaaGAAGGTCGTTTTTTGCATAATGGTGTCACAGTCATGTTTGACTAAGTTGCCTACTTTCGAGGCCTCGTCAAAGCAACTCCGATGTCATCGTCACTTGAGACCACCTGAAGCTTGTACAGGGGATGCACACCTTTCATTTGGATCCAACTTTGCTTAATTTGGAGGTCTGTAGCtccatatttatttgtttgaagtTGCCAATTCGATCATTTAAAACTATCAAAGTAGAGATGCCTAGCTAACAAACCATGTGCCACTCACTCTCTTCATTAAGTCTGAATGATACgttgtttagggtttttaatttaggatttagGCAAATGTCAATTTAGTCCATGTTCTTCcaattacttttaattatatctgTAATTGCTtctcaacttttaatttcatgcaactTCACTCTACTCAATTATCAACCTCAAAGTTTGtcgccttttttattttagtcattggttatgaatttgtgcattttgactctcaattgatcaataaacttccaatttctttaaTTCCCCCCTCCTGATTTGATCAATTCCAACCCTTGTTTTTACATACcttttttcggtttggtttttggttttggatttctttaatGAAGTCCCTTATTGCccatcaaattttaatatatatgcaattaagctcctgatttgtctaaattaactttttaaaattgcaatttgacccctagactttaatttcttccaattaaagcctaaattaacttcaaaaatcatttttcttgctattaagccctcaataaattcaattaagtccttaaactttcaattttgatttttcctttttaaactaatttttctttGCCAATAGGGCCTTTATCAGTCGAAAATATGCTGTCAAATTTTCTAATCCTGtattttttgttcttcctcAATCAGTCTTTGACAATTTCCTAGGTGTTCTGATATATTCTTCTCaccgataattttttttaattttcttcaacacttttcaattttttttcttttttttttttatgatatttttacatgtttgtGTGTGGGACCTCAAAATAGATAACAACAGCTAGTATGATAAACACAAGTCATAAGAactcaaatatcaaaatatactAACTTAAAGTAGATTTTAGTTTCAATCACACGAGTAAGGAATAAAAGAGTCTTGTTCTTACTCAATGAACAACTAGAATAACATAAACTTCATTAAGAATCAATCCTAAATTGGTCATGTGTAACAATCTTATTGAACGAGGATATATCTTAAATGACGGTGTCACAAAGGCATATAAGTCATTGTTGTTCAAACTAGATATAACAGAAGCAAATACGGTAGGTAAACCTTGGGGTTATAATGTAAATGACTGACTTAaaaccatagttatcaaacccggtTCGGAGGTTAACCTGGTCAAGGAGCCGGGTTCTGGGTTTTatgggtcaactcgggttaacccggaaaaattttaaaaaaattatttaaagttaaTGCATTAATATTATACCTGCCAACGCTGAGCACATCAAGCAATACAAGTGACCAAGTTGCAGTGGCAAGAGAGCTGGGGTTTAAAGTTAGATGCTGGAAGTCAAAGATGACATCATTTACACTGTTTTTTCTACAATCTCCTCTCAAATGACTCCCTTACTGTATAGAAAGATTTCAATCAGAACACCACACCACATACCAAAAACAAACCACATAAACAACAACTcgcacctacctgcaatagctTGCATGCTCTCTGCCACCACTGCTAGCGACATCACCATCTTGAGAGCCAACCCTTTTGTTCCCACCGACTATCAGACAACAATTCCTCGAATAATCATGGATTTTCTCTCCCAGAACCGGCCACAACTTCCCTTTTCCAGGCCAAAGCAGTTGCCACAGATGCCTAGCCACAGCTTCCCTCATCCCTCTCTTAGTCATCCCCCTGGCTTTTTGTCAAAACTAGAGAGCccctccttcttcttcatcagCCGCCTCCATCTCTTGGCCAAACCAGAGCCGCCGCCCAATGACACAGGAGACCAGCCCCACATACGTTGTCTCCAGCTTCCCTCATCTCTGCTAAACCGAGACTCGACTCTCTCTCCTTTGACCAGCCTCCAACTACCctctcccttcttcttcttcgatgCTAACAACAGCTCATTGtagagaagatgaagaaataagAAGGGAGTCCGAAGGACAGAAACtagatttgaaaaggaaaaaagcacCGGGTCTCGTCTGGGTTCGCTCGGGTCATGGGTCAACCCGCCGGGTTGACCGGGTTTTGCCGGGCTGTTGCACTGACCAGTCTTT
This genomic interval carries:
- the LOC133677648 gene encoding uncharacterized protein LOC133677648; protein product: MSSSLSIPTHLSFYKTLSSQNPLFFRKPLSLTLPRKTSIIRMGGGPRTYPGGVSKWQWKRMQKNKAKQLLKARLSRERQIYEMRKRAELKASVSELERPWEVVQKAPKLFSVGADEQVKVLADRFQKPGGFDLWSERDGPQLFETPDGVPSARFFPKGVVHSVKPYGKVSASGFGELSGEMPDSELESYTESETEAESEYETDGMSVSGKLSREDEDGSVLESASGENPDGKLGMDKRNAKRINVKHRKKGNKRRFGSGFNAFDSGQVGFEKEKRVGGISNFDAGGNNRSKNGSRISKTRGLQNRRDSNSEVHVMSLQRDGSYGFQVKNEKFDSDSWDVEAFEFDSF